CGGCCAGGTACGCCGGGACGCCGGACTCGATCAACACCGAACCGCCCTCGGCGATGTAGCTCTTCAGCTTGTCTGCCACGCGGTGGTTGTAACCGTTATAGCCGCCCACACAGAGAACGAGGGCGTACTTGTCCAGGTCCATCGAGGGGAGGGACGATGCGTCTTCGTATTCGATCTGGAGGGAGTGGTCGGTCAGAAGCCAGTCGTAACTCCCACCGCCGTTGACGATCAGCGCCTTGTATCGCTCCGAGGAACCGCCGCCCAAGGCCGAAAGGCACTTGGCCCCTAATTCATCAACCAAGTCAAACAGGTCGTCGTTACCGCCCGTGGCCTTGAAGGTAAGGAGGATTTCACCAGTGGACACCAGCACCAGCCGTGCGTCAATGCGTACGCTGACGCCGGAACTGGTAACGGAACCCATCAAGAGATGGGTGGCGCCAAGCCAGCCGCCGGCCCTGATGGCCGCCGAGACCTCGACCATGCCCGAGAGGTTAAGGGCCAACTCCTCGGCGACGCGGTCTATCTGGGAACGCTCGATGAGCGAGTAGCCGTGGCCGGAGAGTTCGGTGGCGAGCATGTCCGGCATCGAAGAGGCGATTTCGAATGCGCCGCTTCCGGAGGCGG
This bacterium DNA region includes the following protein-coding sequences:
- a CDS encoding CsgG/HfaB family protein encodes the protein MVKKIALVLAALFAAALGQIHIAVLPFSASGSGAFEIASSMPDMLATELSGHGYSLIERSQIDRVAEELALNLSGMVEVSAAIRAGGWLGATHLLMGSVTSSGVSVRIDARLVLVSTGEILLTFKATGGNDDLFDLVDELGAKCLSALGGGSSERYKALIVNGGGSYDWLLTDHSLQIEYEDASSLPSMDLDKYALVLCVGGYNGYNHRVADKLKSYIAEGGSVLIESGVPAYLAASSGTTFDLSYIADWFGAADYANVFGKNQVLGRTVEHPILGPEVKETLYARVNYMDGGAAVKNLRSGADTVAVWTTTEGPLIGMFTYTYGRGKVFYATIANLVDAGYNGQTGGNFVELMNEMVSWLLKD